Part of the Vigna radiata var. radiata cultivar VC1973A unplaced genomic scaffold, Vradiata_ver6 scaffold_86, whole genome shotgun sequence genome is shown below.
ataatatttaaatattatttatatattattttatgattaattcataatatttatgattattattattaataatagaataattttaaaaaaattataaaataacacgtaaattattaaaatattataaaagaaacgTTGTTAAAGTACCATATCTTTTTTAATGTACAGGTGAAAACACTTTGACTTTCTATTTCATATGTTTGATCCTcaaattagaataatttatgGAAACATGCCAAATTTTAGGCCGCTTCTTCCTCCATTTTTATgtgttcaaaaatttcaattttgttactttttattttcaattctgaaattaacaattcatacaatttgaactgttcaaattaaaatataaatttgtatttttgattttataatttaaaatgtaaaataaaaattattttaaattataaattatataatctaaaaaaaataaaatgtattttgaatGGTTTAGGATGGAGGAAATTAGTGTCGGTGCACAGATCAATGCGAGAGGAAAGTAGACCTTATTGAGAAGGAAGGAGAAAATAGGGACAAATTGGTATTTTTACTTAATCTATGGAGGTGCAAGGAAAACCTATCAAAGTGCATAAAGAAGCGCCCCAAATTTTAAGGTGAAAACAGACAGATGGGCTTTATGTCACtcgggtgttgctccctacacctctccaagTGGAGTCTGTatctccccattaatttaatttatttcaaaaatattatacacctccctattattttctttattccaaaaataccttacacctttcccattatccttaacaatctttttctttctctctctacattaatggagcatttcacgttgttcagatttgaatttgtaacatactacaataaaaattcagaggaaacttcaatattaatacttctaccatttccattttataaaattaaaagttagatNNNNNNNNNNNNNNNNNNNNNNNNNNNNNNNNNNNNNNNNNNNNNNNNNNNNNNNNNNNNNNNNNNNNNNNNNNNNNNNNNNNNNNNNNNNNNNNNNNNNNNNNNNNNNNNNNNNNNNNNNNNNNaaaaaagatacatgtatataaacatttttctagaaatttagaacaaaattttaccatttattaagtaatttgaaaagaaaaaaaatatattcaaccgaaaataagattgaatcaaacttatttaagaaaatatattcaaatttaagttatgtaaatgctccattaatgagccatgtaaatgctccattaatgtagaaagagaaagagaaaaattgttaaggaagtgggaaggtgtagggtatttttggaataaaagaaaataatggaaagatatagaatatttttaaaataaattaaattaatggggaggtacaggtccacTTGAAGAGGTGTAGGGAACAACACTCATATCACTCAGGCATTCAAAGCCCAAGCATCTTTTATTGAACCTGAACACTTTTCTTTCTGGGCCTCTGCTGCCTCCACTTCAACGAGTCTCCATTGTgctactgtttttattttttattttttctactaaGTTTCACCTTTTCGcgtttgatgataaaaaatgtGTAATGGTTGATGtatataatgaatatattggataataaatatatgtagtttagttatatgtttattgatagaATGACTACGAGATTGCCATGATATTTAACCAGTAgatattaactatttaattattgttagtaaattttatttgaacatttcaaaaaaataattaataaaataaaattattaaaaaatatattaattattagataatgttttagaaaattttgatttatcaaGTTGAACATGATTTTAagaaagttattattttaaaacttatactTTATGGGcgaatttatttaaattttataaaggtcaagttattttatacaaatatttaattatgtaattttattttaattatactttaaaattagcaatatatagatataatttttttttcataaatactcAATATAAATACTCAATAATAAGTAGGTACTACTCGCATTTATTCCACTTTTCATCGCTggataaattttactttttatagttttacattatttaGTTCCTGATTTTGGTTTAGCATGAAATATTTTTGAGTGATTActgtaattttcaattttcatggTTGTTAGTTCAAATATagattccaaataaaaaaaaagtaggtttcttattttaaataaaacaatttagaaagcttttaaaaatgaaaaatgatattttaacaccattttttgacaccattttgacactgcacacgtgtcaaaatgtggttggacaatttcaaattaaaaaaatgagacaaaaacatatttggaagaaaaaaatcaaagtttattttttaatttgaaatcgactaaccacattttaacacgtgtgtatcgtcaaaatggtgtcaaagaAATGGTGTTAGAAtatcctttttctttaaaaattatgttataaagTAGTGTCATTGAAAAATATGTTCTACCAACACTCTTTTTGTCAATAGGCGACAAAGCAAAGACAAAATCTCATTATTGTTATAGAAGAGAAAGAGacaaaatgataattttgatgAATTAGGGATACGAGAGAAGAAACATGGGatgcagaaaagaaaaacatgttttctattttttttttatattctcctaatcattgattaatttttcaaggtatttatacatgttttttttttaaaaaaaacgaaggttttatattattatttttacttttcacaaataattataaagatattaattttcactttatttttaaaagtatttatataaaaaatgataaaaatgatttgGCTTTTGAAATTGTCTCTATAGTTTTCGGAGAGgataaataaaaccaaatcagTTTTTTACaatcaattacaaaatttaaaagattctTAAATCAACCCATCCTtgtcacaatattttttttttgaattattttacttaaaataaaataaaatctgacatatatttataatagtattattttacATGTCCTAAAAggttcaataaataaaaaaaatctaaatataagaTTTATATGATATCTTATAACATCAAGAGAGAATAATTATGagatatataatattacttgtaatatttaaacaaaatggATTAACACTAAAAAAACTCATTAACATGTTATTCATAGGCCAAAAAAAGACTATAAATACAAGCTATTACAAAGTCTTTGAGCATAATCATTTTTACTCATAAATTTCTTATTGATTTGAGTTCAATCACACATCAATCATCCTATTAATCCATTTTGAAGATTGTTCAACCAAATctgataaaaacaattatggatgcataatatagagaaaaaaagtCAGCTAAACAACATTCATAAACTTTGCCAAAAGATGAATGCTTTGAATGACTTGATTACAATCCTAGTAAAGGTGTGGACTAGAACTAGTGAAAGAGACttgaagatgaaattaaaaatatttttttgtacatATGTGTAGATAGGTTGAAGCACCAAAGTATTccacttatatataaaaaaatattttttaatgataaaaaatcaaaataacatcTAAGGGATTCcaataattgaatatatatatatataatcaaagattgtgcaatttttcaatcaaaattaataatgatagACAATAAAACTAATCTTCATTTCCTATACCATTAAACATTTTCAGTGGAAAAtcattataatgaaaataaaaatccttCAAAGCTCTTTAGTGATAAAGTTGGCTAGtgaaaaatagtattaaatgaaaaaaagaataattctttttaacaatAGACTATTTTGCGAGTAATGCCATTGAAGCAAACACTACAAAAGTATTACCGATGAGTACAATCTATCAATAAATCCTCTTTAGAAATAGATTACTAATAGACAAAAATTTGTTCATAAGTGATTGTTGGTAAAATTTACAAACAGATACAAATATTCATCGATAATTACTAAcgatttcaaataaatttataattaccAATATCAATAAATCTATCGTTAACTATATGTTCGAAAATATCCACTAGAATTATTGACTGATTCTAATCGTTGTTAGCATCCGTCAATAAAATCAACAATTGTATCTCCTTTTTTTCccctctttttttattctttttcctttattttatcaTCTCCTCCTCACTACTATCACACCACCAAGTCATCTTCTTCTCgtcctatttttctttctctttcctcttatccttcttcctcttccaccTTTTTTTCTAACTTCAATAACAACAGTCACCACTCTTCTTCACCTTtgtgtcatcatcttcattgtGTTACTAGCAATCATCAATATTAACGAGGTGCTTCTATGTCAATATAGAATTAACACACATCACCACAATGTAATTATATGAAtaacatttgaaatatatgagTAATATTCTAAAGACTACACATACCTCCtctaattaacatttttctctGAGGAAATTGGGATAAAATTGATGTGTACCCTGATTATAGTTTAGTTGGCATGAACCTTATTGTTCATGtaaatgttttgtaatttaCACTATAAGCATTGTATTATATTTAGAGGTTTGTATTTATGAGTATTCTCTACGGCATGACTACGGATACCCTAAAtgttctatattatttatttaattatttttcaccgAAAAAGAcatgaattttttaattcatcCCCAATGAAGATATCAAAATGAAACAACGGAATGATGTTTTATGGGCAAAACTCCATCTGCTGATGgaaatcttttgtttttttacatgTAATAATTCGTCAAGAATTCAAGTTCTTATGCataatgaatttaaaactttatgtctaataaattattcattataattCAAGAtgtaaaaaacattatttgttttCCTGAGTTGGGAAATATCAAAAGCAATgctttttaaatctaaatattttacGATATTAACAAGTATCACAATCGATTTTTCTTCATATCAATTATCCGAGGGAGCAAAAACAGCTATACATAACTATTTAATTAGTGGTATTGGTCATTTTCTAAAAAGTCTACCAAATTAAGAAGAAACATTTCACAGTACTTGTTGAAATTCCTCATCATTTATTTTAGTCTCGTAGATTAACTAAGATTAGTACAAAGATGTTTCTCTtgcaaaagttatatatattatgtttctCTCCCCTCGTAGTATATGATAGAAGTAACATAGGAAACTAAGATGCACATTCTGACATACAATACATGGAAGAGAACTGAGAAGTCGTCGAATTAGGGTTTTGAGGCCTTCACCATGTCTCTTAGACTTGCCATTCAAGCACAAGAAGGAGGGATTTTGGGAATCCCTTGTCTTTGTAGTTCACCCATTACACCATCAACTGCTGGACCTTTAAGACCAAGTGGTAGTGGCAACCATGGTTTTGATAAAACATCACTAATAGCTGCATCTATGCTCTCCTTTGACTGTCAAAACAAACATCCACACACAACTTAAATTAACCATgcaacattatttttataaaatattaacctGTGTTAAAGTTGTGAATCTAGTTTATAGAACTTTGGATTTATAGACACGGACAGAAAGAGAAGTAAGAAAATGACACAAGAAATTAATagagacaagaaaaaaaataaaattccgTGATTTAATTTGTAAGCATTCAAACATTTTCACACCCAAAAATAACTTAGctttagtaatatatatataatatatattccATTGAATGAGTTGGAATTACCGGATGAAAATCTAGGAGGGGTCGAGGTGGTGGTTGGGTGGCTGGGATGCCAATGCCTGGATCTACTATTTGGAACATGGTATGGTGTGGTGGGATGCCCGGAACAGTTTGAGACCCAAATCTCTGTAAGTTAACATTGTATAGTGAGTGAACCAGCATTTTGATATTGTATACAGTAAGGTTGTTCTCGGAAGGATCCAAATTTGGAAGGAGAAGACAACTTAGGTGGTTCCAAAAAAGTAAGGTCAATAGTTACCGTGCTTGCCAGAGGCGGTGGAAAACACGGTGTTCCTGGGGTTGGTGCGTTTGGAGCCTGCAGTATCAAACAAGAATAATCCTATTAATTTAGATAGACAAACACAAGATATAGGAGCATATTGGTTGGTTCCATTGGAGAAAGTTTGCTACTTGAATGTGATTGAAAGAATTTTCATAGTCAAAAGAGTTAACCCGTTGATGTTGGTGCCAATAAAGAGGGTCCGGAGGCGGCGGAGAGGGAGCTGTTCGCGGTGGCCATGCCGGCGCGGACGGTGAATATGGGAGATGTTTAGGCCACATGTGCATGAAGGACTGGTCCATGGTGTGATGCCCCCATACATGGAAAGGTCTGAAATGGTGCATTGGTGTCATGGGAGGGAAACCCATGGTAGGTGGAAGCCAAGGGTTCACATCTCTCTTGCCTCCTCCTCCTCTACCTACACTTGCTGCACCCATGAATTGTTTCCTTTGACTCAACCTTGCTGCTTCAGCTTCACGTGCTAGCAAATGCTTCCTATGGGATCGATATTTCTGCCATCAAAACTGCATACTTTACAACTCTCTTCAATAAATGTACAAACCTTACTAATCTAGGAACAAATTTGAATCTGTGTGATACGCAAATTCaattaactttaaaaagttTTCATATCTAGTAGAtatctttaataataattattctttcTGCAACCATATAATAATTCAGTGATAATTCAGCTTgtttatcaaagaaaaagaaaccaagtaagaagaagaagcataatctatttttcatttttttttttttgtgttgacTCTTGTTGAATGACTGGGTTGAAACTtgtggaagagagagaaacaaagTTGAAGAATATGTACTTGAAGGTGGCTGGCAATGTTATGGCGAGTGAGACAGTCAATTCCCATAATCTCCAAAATCCTTGAAGGTACAGCCTTATCCACTCCGAGCTGCTCCACTGCTTGCACGAATCGCCTGTGCAATTCTGGGGTCCAATCCACCTTCACACAAACCAAGAAAAAACACACAATACAATTCATTACTACAATACAATACATATCAAACCCATTACAAAATTCTAACACTAAATgcatttctctttctctgtcACTTCAACTTAATAGAGATATAGAGAAAGACCTTTAAGAGTTATCCTTAACTGTGTCTGAACTTTCCTGGAATTAGCCTAAATAAAAAGCAAGAAAATAGGTATCAATGACAAGAATAATAACAACTTACCTTCACCTTTCTCTTCCCTTGCGGATTATTCCTTGAATGCGTTGAtgattttcttcctttctcacTTTCCTTAGGGGATGGATTCACCACCACTGAATGAATTGATTCCTCACTTTTGCTTGCTATCTCTTCCCCTCTACTAGACCCGGAATTGGAACCAGAATCTGAAGAAAAATTTGCTGCTATAACCTCATCTTGTTTCTCGGTACTAACCATATTATTCTCATTCCTGTCATCAGATTTATTATTTACCACTGAAACTGATGAGACTATCTCCGATTCCTCGCTGAGGGAAAACTCAGCCAGCATTTCAGAGTCCATCTCCAGATCTGGCAAGACATCTTCATCATCGTTGATTCCCATGAAGAGGTCATCAAAGTTTATGCTTTCAAGCAAGTTTCCTTCTGATAAGTCAGCAAAGTCATCAGTTCCAATGGAGAAGCTCTCCATCTCCCCTTGCTCTTCATCTCTCGTGCTCCTCAAAGGTGACACCGCCAGCATGAATATCAATCTAGATTTCAACCTCGGaatgaatgaatatataataaaaaaagcaaaACAGACTCCACTTATATAAAGCAGTGTTCACATATGCCTGTGCATGAAAATCTTCAAAGCTGAGGGATGCAAAAGAAGATGAATTAATTAGTTTGAAAATGTCTGTGTTCCCTTTTCTGGAAAGAAAGGGAGTGTGTGAAGAAGAAGCTAGCTGGGATTTCTCTCCACCACAACTTAGCTCTGAGTATCAAAACAGCAGTATTTTCACGGTTTTTTGGGGGCGTGTGCTACTTGCAAGCTTGGTctacattaatatattatatagtatattttttatgtgtgGATGCCCTTTTTTGGGTCTGAAAggaaattttataaacaaaaatatacataGTATGCTGATATAAGCATTATAGAGAAATAAATGCAGATGATAGGTATCATGACAtggcaagagagaaaaaagattAAGCTGAATTTTGATGGAACTTTTTCACAACAGGATTTTAACAGTTAGTTAAATTATCTTTTCTATATATTTGTCGATGACATTATAcatgtatttgaaaaaaatgttacttAGTCGAATAGATATGCATGAAGAGAGAGTGATAGAAGGTATATCTGTCACTGTGTTGAAAGACGAAACAGTTGGGTGTAAGTGAAAGTGATGTAAGGTATGGTGATGTTGGTGGACAAATTGACCTGTTGTACATTTTTGTTCTCTAAACCGATAAGCTTTATCTAGTTTCCTTAATAATCAAACATTTGAAAAGCTGTGTAATTGGATAAGCTCCTCATTATGTGACTTCCCTAAGCTGTTAACTAGCTAGGTAGACCCCATATTACACTTCCACTGCCACTTGATGATTTGCAAAGAAAATTATGGACACCAATCTGGATTCGTAAATTGACTATGCCAATGTTTTCAATATATACACAAGAACTAAGAGTTTCTTTCGGTTGAAATTTGCCAAAATTAAGGTTGATGAAATTCACTTTGAATCGTGAAATGTAATTccaatttgagttttaaattaattttttatatatggtaTCAGAACCATGATTAGAGTCTTCTACTatcacgagatgtctatacctcagtgtgaagggggtgtgttggaagtcccacatcgactagagaataagtctaatttataatatataagtgagatacaaacctcactttacataCCGATTTTGtggattgagttaggtttaaaatccaCTCTCTAATTCTAATAACTAACATACTTACATTTGAGACAAGTGGAAAAAGGTTTTATGAGCACGCATTAACTACTATAGCGCTGGCATAGTAAAATAAAAGCTCAGTGCAGAATTGTAATTGGTAAACTGCATAAGGAAGGTTTTCCTTTTAACTGtcattatatatcaaatatgGCTAAACAACAACGGTTGTGTACAAACTCTCGccgaaaaattaaaaaataaagacacagttaaataaagggttaaatatgtttttagtctgtATACTTtgaagcgattttggttttagtccctttcTCAAACCaaggtacaatttaatccttcaactttagaaaactctaattttagtcttttttaccaatttttttttaactttatttgctgtttacactgtttgacacaattttgcttcaatgttaactgagaaacgcgtttgaaacggcaaataaaattaaaaaaatttgataaaaaggaataaaaccAGAGTCTTCTaaggttgaaggactaaattgtaccttgatttgaaagagggactaaatccaaaatcgctccaaattatagagactaaaaacatatttaacccttaaataaACTACCGTTTAGTGAAAAAAAccattattaaaagattttataggAATAAAAAGGTTTTATCAAagttaacaataaattatttataacatcAAATGGTTTATGATGTATCATTTCTTGTATTAACTAGATTTATTACTATTAGAATTAATACTAAGATTATATGTATTTGTTAtgctatttattattaattcaaacatatatgtaatttattagTTTCTCCTTTTTCTATTCTTGTAAGTTTTCTTAATCatgtacatatatattttaaatattctttatgTTGATTTATTCGAAATATGTTTTACCATCATACAtgaaaaaaagtgaataaaaaaataatataaaatattatctttatttaaaaattttaaaatataattatattaatttatttttgtatattatgttttaacatgAAACTTCTCTCTGTATGTTTAAGTTCTAATCAtgttgattttcttctttatagaattaaaagaaattaaaaaatattaaaatgttataaagaaaaatgcataatatttaaaaaattaattatttatcacaatataaaaaaaattcacttcttatttaagcatgttatttatatattttaaaatgtttatttgattttaaagaattaaaaccaaattaagacaaagaaaaattattttatttatttaacatgaagatttttttttgacaaaaacttTTGGTTTGAGAATATGTTAAAAGtgataatttaagtttttgttttacaaaatttagaaattaataaaattattaactatTTGACGTGATATATGAAGTGTTATTTCGTACATAAGATTGTTATATGtgaatatgatataaaatataataatatataatttatttaatatatgaaaataaaaaaaaatatatattatttaataacataataacaagtatgtataaaaatattgatttaaaattataaaattataaaatattaaactatctaataaaatatataattttgtatgtgtttataaatgatattactttaaaaatttaattaaagttttataatagaattaaaCTCACCTTAACCCTGATCTTAACTTACTTGAGAGGAAGTAATGGAggttaggttttttttttttaccccacactagtgcaaaaacgcttaTTAACGTCACTTTTTAAACGTCGGTTTGGGGTAAGCTCGACATAAATTgatgaccggtgacattttcgtatataagttggccatatagacgtGTTATGAGGtgtcccgacgtctatagtctttTATACCTCGGGGAtatcctaactgacgtctatatgtctgacaagtgggtgaaaagtcatttccttcatacatatagacgttagttggACGAgtcaccgacgtctatatggcggaaattaatggctattcacctacttgtcagacatatagacgtcaggtagGATaggcccgacgtctatatgtttgtCAGGTTGatgaatagtcactcttttctaccttgtagacgtcggatcccgccaaACTGACATCTATATGGTGGACATTAatgactattcacctacctgtcagacctatagatgtcggttaggAGATATCTAACGTTTATATGTCTACCAggcaggtgaaaagtcattcctttccgttatatagacgtcgggtgcCTCCACACTGACGTACATCTATAATCGTATATATAAACGTCAGTGGCCTTAGTAGTCGTCGTCTATAAGCcccacgaatattaatttttaagtcaGAAAGATGTTGGATTAGTGAGGTCACCGACGTCTTttccattatagacgtcgggctcgTGTGCAACtgacgtttgatttcttgtTAAAACAGTGATTGCGAACCAACAGTTtcgcgcacttcatcgtcttccttggTTTTCTCTTCGTTCCATTGAATTTACATATGCGTTTAATCTCTTTTTATATGGTTAAACTTGTTTTTAAtctgattaaagtaatctttgatgtattatcttttatttgaaccaattaaaatgtgtttttgttgtgttttggtgcaattttttcttatgtctttgggtagcgtagtgcaccttctccctttgctagtttcctcctgAGAAAAACTTACGTGTTTTTGGATCTCTCATGGCATTCCAACCCGAAGACGAACCTGGGTCATTGCATAGAGCCATTCCCACCgctaatgaaaaagaaaacggtgAGAATACGATGTcatcgtattctttttcattagcGGTCGGagtggacctaggcaacgacccaggttcgtcttcgggttgaaatgccatgagaaatccaaaagacgtcattttttcttacgaggaaactagcaagggaaggaggtgctactatgCTATCccaagacacgagaaaaactacatcaaaacacaacacttcatagacgtcggttaatgtaatgTCCGAAGTCTATAGTGCCCATAGAGTCGggtaatgcaatgtttgacgactttatagacgtcggacgtgtcactgaaccgacgtctagggTTCCTCTATAATGCCCTTAGACGTCGATTAGTGTAATAtctgatgtctttatagacgtcgagctTTGCACTAAACCGATGCCTATAGCGACGTCACACCTGCAGAaatccgacgtcccattaacttCACCTGTAAAGACGTCAATTCATGAGGTGAGGCCCAAAATAACTTACGTCTAAAATCCATTATGCACTAATGCCAATTAAAAGGCTTCCTAAAAGAagattttttcaaaaatggaTTAAGGTTAACCTATGAACTATAGATCAAATTAACAACTCTAACCGATAGGTAAACTTTCCACTATTCGCCACCAACATCATTACTGTCATAGTTTTTTTGAGAGATTTTTATAAATGATGGTTTTAATAACATGTCAGAAACCAAGATAGAATGTCTATTTTAACTGgcaatgaaatgattttttctataatagtgtgaattaattgatCTAAAACCTATTTTAAGTACATCTTTTCTCTCCAATATTAAAAGAGAAGGTGCTGTATTATTTCTTGACgaaatacaattatttatcacaaaagaaataaaataagcgtttattaaaaataaaacaattatttattacctttatttaatgataaagataacatatattttataatagatataattaGAAATCTCATATGGATTGGTATGCTTAAGGGAACACTCTCCTAAAACAAGTTTTGGTATTAATTAGTGAaacttaaataacattttagaaGACATT
Proteins encoded:
- the LOC106754174 gene encoding transcription activator GLK1 translates to MLAVSPLRSTRDEEQGEMESFSIGTDDFADLSEGNLLESINFDDLFMGINDDEDVLPDLEMDSEMLAEFSLSEESEIVSSVSVVNNKSDDRNENNMVSTEKQDEVIAANFSSDSGSNSGSSRGEEIASKSEESIHSVVVNPSPKESEKGRKSSTHSRNNPQGKRKVKVDWTPELHRRFVQAVEQLGVDKAVPSRILEIMGIDCLTRHNIASHLQKYRSHRKHLLAREAEAARLSQRKQFMGAASVGRGGGGKRDVNPWLPPTMGFPPMTPMHHFRPFHVWGHHTMDQSFMHMWPKHLPYSPSAPAWPPRTAPSPPPPDPLYWHQHQRAPNAPTPGTPCFPPPLASTRFGSQTVPGIPPHHTMFQIVDPGIGIPATQPPPRPLLDFHPSKESIDAAISDVLSKPWLPLPLGLKGPAVDGVMGELQRQGIPKIPPSCA